In one window of Streptomyces sp. FXJ1.172 DNA:
- a CDS encoding YbaB/EbfC family nucleoid-associated protein, which translates to MFPGGGQPNMQQLLQQAQKMQQDLQRAQEELANTEVDGQAGGGLVRATVTGSGELRALKIDPKAVDPEDTETLADLIVAAVQAANENAQTLQQQKLGPLAQGLGGGTGIPGLPF; encoded by the coding sequence GTGTTTCCCGGTGGTGGCCAGCCCAACATGCAGCAGTTGCTCCAGCAGGCCCAGAAGATGCAGCAGGACCTGCAGCGGGCGCAGGAGGAACTGGCGAACACGGAGGTCGACGGGCAGGCGGGCGGCGGTCTGGTGAGGGCCACGGTGACCGGCTCCGGTGAGCTGCGCGCACTGAAGATCGACCCGAAGGCGGTCGACCCGGAGGACACCGAGACCCTCGCCGACCTGATCGTGGCGGCCGTACAGGCGGCCAACGAGAACGCGCAGACGCTCCAGCAGCAAAAGCTCGGCCCGCTCGCCCAGGGTCTCGGCGGCGGCACGGGCATCCCCGGTCTGCCGTTCTGA
- a CDS encoding SLATT domain-containing protein, translating into MGQPEMQPEGPPQDGRGEGAAGLRPGDLTGRSFPLGDWGEPAERLDELYRWVERGALQTASWYLRDRVWKRRGARVLRTGAAAGAAAGAALPLLDLTGAAHGVAPWGCLALLLAVACIGVDRFFGVTSGWMRDVATAQAVARRLQALQFDWASESIREVLGPAEGTASEAAERCLGVLRRFSEDITELVRTETTDWMVEFRTGAAPLGIQTAVASVPRQEGGGVGGRFPLPPANGTRPNMPRQRPPEPR; encoded by the coding sequence GTGGGTCAGCCGGAGATGCAGCCCGAGGGTCCGCCTCAGGACGGGCGGGGCGAGGGCGCGGCCGGGCTGCGGCCGGGCGATCTGACCGGGCGGTCCTTCCCGCTCGGGGACTGGGGGGAGCCGGCCGAACGGCTGGACGAGCTGTACCGGTGGGTGGAGCGCGGAGCGCTGCAGACGGCGTCCTGGTACCTGCGTGACCGGGTGTGGAAGCGGCGCGGGGCGCGGGTGCTGCGGACCGGCGCCGCGGCGGGCGCGGCGGCCGGCGCGGCACTGCCGCTGCTGGACCTGACCGGCGCGGCGCACGGGGTGGCACCCTGGGGCTGCCTGGCATTGCTCCTCGCCGTCGCCTGCATCGGCGTCGACCGGTTCTTCGGCGTGACCTCCGGGTGGATGAGGGACGTGGCCACCGCGCAGGCGGTCGCGCGCCGGCTCCAGGCGCTGCAGTTCGACTGGGCCTCCGAGAGCATCCGGGAGGTGCTCGGCCCGGCGGAGGGTACGGCGAGCGAGGCGGCCGAGCGGTGCCTGGGCGTGCTGCGGCGCTTCTCGGAGGACATCACGGAACTGGTACGCACCGAGACGACCGACTGGATGGTCGAGTTCCGCACCGGCGCGGCCCCCCTCGGCATCCAGACCGCGGTCGCCTCCGTGCCGAGGCAGGAGGGCGGCGGCGTTGGAGGCCGCTTCCCGCTCCCCCCGGCGAACGGCACCCGCCCGAACATGCCCAGGCAGCGTCCGCCGGAACCCCGATAG
- a CDS encoding serine/threonine-protein kinase: MDRLGPGDPHRIGGYRLLARLGAGGMGHVYLARSERGRTVAVKLVREELARQEEFRARFRQEVQAARRVGGYWTAPVLDADTEAAVPWVATGYVAGPSLQQVVGRDHGALPERSVRILAAGLAHALKDIHAAGIVHRDLKPSNVLVTIDGPRVIDFGIARALETTSPGGDELTRTGGLVGSPGFMAPEQVRGDRITPACDVFCLGSVLAFAASGALPFGAAGSGVHALMFRIAQEEPDLTGVPEGIADLVRQCLRKDPAARPSLDALLERTGAEDTVSGGRSRDPWLPGVLVAQLGRHAVQLLEAEEPEGVRGDPPGAAPPPPPPPAGAAGPQNSPSGSPEHAAVSDDGGGAEPGGGGADRLPTVVPGPGPGPVSGAPPVSPAFGQAQQHPQPAPPYPQVTQPTQVAPPNPPSPAYPQYQTVPGDYGYPQPAGGGLGPTPPYGPLAGGGPEGVERRSGRSTALLVVIAVVVALGAGGSVYALMNGGGHTPGGGQGSHPAVATSAPAASGGDSGGPAPGTSAPASSADPADGAVPDGYLGTWETTIDSTDGTSTRRLTIRQGKVGDTVLTLVADGPTDNGGSYHCVFEARLAGQPGSGGLLEIGPSTVTSGEPASSCTPGGATEITLLPGDALKRQEKSGGGSLTYTKQ; encoded by the coding sequence ATGGACAGGCTGGGACCGGGGGATCCGCACCGGATCGGGGGCTACCGGCTGCTGGCACGGCTGGGCGCCGGCGGCATGGGGCACGTCTATCTGGCCCGCTCGGAGCGGGGCCGTACCGTCGCGGTGAAACTCGTCCGCGAGGAACTGGCCCGGCAGGAGGAGTTCCGGGCCCGCTTCCGGCAGGAGGTGCAGGCCGCGCGGCGGGTCGGCGGGTACTGGACCGCGCCCGTGCTCGACGCGGACACCGAGGCCGCCGTGCCGTGGGTGGCGACCGGGTACGTGGCCGGGCCCAGCCTGCAGCAGGTCGTCGGCCGCGATCACGGGGCGCTGCCCGAGCGGTCGGTACGGATCCTGGCGGCGGGGCTCGCGCACGCGCTGAAGGACATCCACGCGGCGGGGATCGTGCACCGGGATCTGAAGCCGTCGAACGTGCTGGTGACGATCGACGGCCCCCGTGTGATCGACTTCGGGATCGCGCGGGCGCTGGAGACGACCTCGCCGGGCGGGGACGAGCTGACCCGGACCGGGGGGCTGGTCGGGTCGCCCGGGTTCATGGCGCCGGAGCAGGTGCGGGGGGACCGGATCACGCCGGCGTGCGACGTCTTCTGTCTCGGCTCCGTGCTGGCGTTCGCGGCGAGCGGGGCGCTGCCGTTCGGCGCGGCCGGCAGCGGTGTGCACGCGCTGATGTTCCGGATCGCCCAGGAGGAGCCGGACCTCACGGGGGTGCCGGAGGGGATCGCCGACCTGGTGCGGCAGTGCCTGCGCAAGGATCCCGCCGCCCGGCCCTCGCTGGACGCGCTGCTGGAGCGGACCGGGGCGGAGGACACCGTGTCCGGGGGGCGGTCCAGGGATCCCTGGCTGCCGGGGGTGCTGGTCGCTCAACTCGGCCGTCACGCCGTGCAGTTGCTGGAGGCCGAGGAGCCGGAGGGCGTCCGGGGTGACCCGCCGGGTGCCGCTCCGCCTCCGCCTCCGCCGCCGGCGGGCGCCGCCGGTCCGCAGAACTCTCCGAGCGGGTCTCCCGAGCACGCCGCCGTGTCCGACGACGGGGGCGGGGCCGAGCCCGGGGGCGGGGGTGCCGACCGGCTGCCCACCGTTGTGCCGGGGCCGGGGCCGGGGCCGGTGTCCGGGGCGCCTCCGGTGTCCCCGGCGTTCGGGCAGGCGCAGCAGCATCCGCAGCCGGCGCCGCCGTATCCCCAGGTGACCCAGCCGACCCAGGTGGCACCGCCGAACCCGCCGTCCCCGGCGTATCCGCAGTATCAGACGGTCCCCGGTGACTACGGCTATCCGCAGCCCGCCGGCGGTGGGCTCGGGCCCACGCCGCCGTACGGGCCCTTGGCGGGTGGCGGGCCGGAGGGGGTGGAGCGGCGCAGCGGACGGTCGACCGCGCTGCTCGTCGTGATCGCGGTGGTCGTGGCGCTGGGGGCGGGCGGGTCGGTGTACGCGCTGATGAACGGCGGCGGGCACACCCCGGGCGGCGGGCAGGGCAGCCACCCGGCGGTCGCCACCTCCGCGCCCGCGGCGAGCGGCGGGGACTCCGGCGGGCCGGCGCCGGGCACGTCCGCGCCGGCCTCCTCCGCCGATCCCGCGGACGGGGCGGTCCCGGACGGCTATCTGGGCACCTGGGAGACCACGATCGACAGCACGGACGGGACCAGCACCCGCCGGCTGACCATCCGGCAGGGCAAGGTGGGCGACACCGTGCTGACGCTGGTCGCGGACGGGCCGACCGACAACGGCGGGTCGTACCACTGTGTCTTCGAGGCCAGGCTGGCCGGGCAGCCGGGTTCCGGCGGCCTGCTGGAGATCGGGCCGTCCACCGTCACCTCCGGCGAACCCGCCTCCTCCTGCACCCCGGGCGGGGCCACCGAGATCACGTTGCTGCCGGGCGACGCGCTCAAGCGGCAGGAGAAGAGCGGCGGGGGGAGCCTGACGTACACCAAGCAGTGA
- a CDS encoding aspartate aminotransferase family protein, whose translation MTPQPHPEAGAAVKAADRAHVFHSWSAQDLIDPLAVAGAEGSYFWDYDGRRYLDFTSGLVFTNIGYQHPKVVAAIQEQAAKMTTFAPAFAVEARSEAARLIAERTPGDLDKIFFTNGGADAVEHAVRMARLHTGRPKVLSAYRSYHGGTEQAINITGDPRRWASDGAAAGVVHFWAPFLYRSRFYAENEEQETARALEHLETTIAFEGPGTVAAIILETIPGTAGIMVPPPGYLAGVREICDRHGIVFILDEVMAGFGRTGEWFAAGLFGVVPDLMTFAKGVNSGYVPLGGVAVSQEIAATFGKRPYPGGLTYSGHPLACAAAVATINVMAEEGVVENARNLGAALLGPALAELAERHPSVGEVRGTGMFWALDLVRNRETREPLVPYNAAGEAAAPMAAFTAAAKQHGLWPFVNMNRTHVVPPCNITEAELKEGLAALDAALSVADEYTA comes from the coding sequence ATGACCCCTCAGCCCCATCCCGAAGCCGGTGCCGCGGTGAAGGCCGCGGACCGCGCGCACGTCTTCCACTCCTGGTCGGCCCAGGACCTCATCGACCCGCTCGCCGTCGCCGGCGCCGAGGGGTCGTACTTCTGGGACTACGACGGCAGGCGGTACCTGGACTTCACCAGCGGGCTCGTCTTCACCAACATCGGCTACCAGCACCCGAAGGTCGTCGCGGCGATCCAGGAGCAGGCGGCGAAGATGACGACCTTCGCCCCGGCGTTCGCCGTCGAGGCGCGCTCGGAGGCGGCCCGGCTGATCGCCGAGCGGACCCCCGGCGACCTGGACAAGATCTTCTTCACCAACGGCGGCGCCGACGCCGTCGAGCACGCGGTGCGCATGGCCCGGCTGCACACGGGCCGCCCGAAGGTGCTCTCGGCGTACCGCTCGTACCACGGCGGCACCGAGCAGGCGATCAACATCACGGGCGACCCGCGCCGCTGGGCGAGCGACGGCGCCGCGGCCGGTGTCGTCCACTTCTGGGCGCCGTTCCTGTACCGCTCCCGCTTCTACGCCGAGAACGAGGAGCAGGAGACCGCACGGGCCCTGGAGCACCTGGAGACCACGATCGCCTTCGAGGGGCCCGGCACGGTCGCCGCGATCATCCTCGAGACGATCCCGGGCACGGCCGGGATCATGGTCCCGCCGCCCGGCTACCTGGCCGGCGTCCGCGAGATCTGTGACCGCCACGGCATCGTCTTCATCCTGGACGAGGTCATGGCGGGCTTCGGCCGCACGGGCGAGTGGTTCGCCGCCGGCCTCTTCGGCGTCGTGCCCGACCTGATGACCTTCGCCAAGGGTGTGAACTCCGGTTACGTCCCCCTCGGCGGCGTCGCCGTCTCACAGGAGATCGCCGCCACCTTCGGCAAGCGGCCGTACCCCGGCGGCCTGACCTACTCCGGGCACCCGCTCGCCTGCGCCGCCGCCGTCGCCACGATCAACGTGATGGCCGAGGAGGGGGTCGTGGAGAACGCCAGGAACCTCGGGGCCGCCCTCCTCGGTCCCGCGCTCGCCGAGCTGGCCGAACGCCACCCGAGCGTCGGCGAGGTCCGCGGCACCGGCATGTTCTGGGCGCTGGACCTGGTCAGGAACCGGGAGACCCGCGAGCCGCTGGTGCCCTACAACGCGGCCGGAGAAGCGGCCGCCCCCATGGCCGCCTTCACGGCCGCCGCCAAGCAGCACGGCCTGTGGCCCTTCGTGAACATGAACCGCACCCACGTGGTCCCGCCCTGCAACATCACCGAGGCCGAGCTGAAGGAGGGCCTCGCCGCCCTGGACGCCGCGCTGAGCGTCGCCGACGAGTACACGGCGTAA
- a CDS encoding GntR family transcriptional regulator, producing the protein MPGNGAVTRSTLRQQIADALRDEVLAGRLRPGRAFTVKEIAEQYGVSATPVREALVDLSAQGILEADQHRGFRVPEYSVTDYRNMIEARSLVTDGMFQSLTAGHPAFRTPPDDPRTAAALATVRRRGEEAQRAAAAGDLTILIGYDLRFWRELSALFGNPYLADFLNRLRVQSWVCAVQHLLRLPDLRGRLWAGHTDLVDALARREADAAREIVAASNAHSLALLEHLTTG; encoded by the coding sequence ATGCCCGGCAACGGCGCCGTGACGCGCAGCACCCTGCGCCAGCAGATCGCGGACGCGCTCCGCGACGAGGTGCTGGCCGGGCGGCTGCGACCGGGCCGGGCGTTCACCGTCAAGGAGATCGCCGAGCAGTACGGCGTCTCCGCCACCCCCGTCCGCGAGGCGCTGGTCGATCTGTCCGCTCAGGGCATACTCGAGGCCGACCAGCACCGCGGCTTCCGCGTGCCGGAGTACTCCGTCACCGATTACCGGAACATGATCGAGGCGCGCAGCCTGGTCACCGACGGCATGTTCCAGTCCCTCACCGCCGGCCACCCCGCCTTCCGCACCCCGCCGGACGACCCCCGCACGGCCGCCGCCCTGGCCACCGTCCGCCGCCGCGGCGAGGAGGCCCAGCGCGCCGCCGCGGCCGGCGACCTCACCATTCTCATCGGCTACGACCTGCGCTTCTGGCGTGAGCTGAGTGCCCTGTTCGGCAACCCCTACCTCGCCGACTTCCTCAACCGCCTGCGGGTGCAGTCCTGGGTCTGCGCGGTCCAGCACCTCCTGCGCCTGCCCGACCTGCGCGGCCGCCTGTGGGCCGGGCACACGGACCTGGTCGACGCGCTCGCCCGCCGCGAGGCCGACGCCGCCCGCGAGATCGTCGCCGCCTCCAACGCCCACTCCCTGGCGCTGCTGGAACACCTGACCACCGGGTAA
- a CDS encoding bifunctional metallophosphatase/5'-nucleotidase — MPVSPMNRREFVKKSAVTGAAVAAAGTVAAAPAQAAEQKREHHPRTWKFSILGTTDLHSHVFDWDYYKDAAYSDKAGNSVGVARVATLIKQQREAKGEDHVLLVDAGDIIQGTSLAYYFARVDPITGTDGKKGPRHPMAVAMNHMRYDAAALGNHEFNYGIETLRKFERQCHFPLLGANALDAKTLKPAFHPYTVKRICVPGAPDIKVGILGLTNPGIALWDKDNVSGKMVFPGLVEQAKKYVPRLRALGCDVVFLTDHSGLDGSSSYGDELPYVENASNLVAEQVPGIDAILVGHTHVEVPSYTVKNEETGEEVLLSEPYCWGYRLSVFDFEVELEHGRWKVVSKTAQTLNPNTVDEDPEIKKLLQADHELVVKYVNTAVGTCTEDLSAAESCWKDVPIMDFIQKVQADTVKAGLSAADAALPLISVAAPFSRTADIPKGNVTIKDIAGLYIYDNTLYGKKLTGAQLKDYLEYAAKYYHQVPAGTKVDTATLTNANSFWDYMYDVADGVDYEIDIAQAEGSRIKNLSYNGSPVADDQVFVVAVNNYRANGGSGYPHIASAPIAYSSTNEIRQLMIDYVTAKKTLDPADFAKVNWKLTQNGTPVF; from the coding sequence CGGCCGTCACCGGAGCGGCCGTCGCCGCGGCCGGGACGGTTGCCGCGGCCCCCGCCCAGGCGGCCGAGCAGAAGCGCGAACACCACCCGCGCACCTGGAAGTTCTCCATCCTCGGCACGACCGACCTGCACAGCCACGTCTTCGACTGGGACTACTACAAGGACGCGGCCTACAGCGACAAGGCGGGCAACTCGGTCGGTGTCGCCCGCGTCGCCACGCTCATCAAGCAGCAGCGGGAGGCCAAGGGCGAGGACCACGTCCTCCTCGTCGACGCCGGTGACATCATCCAGGGCACCTCGCTCGCCTACTACTTCGCGCGCGTCGACCCGATCACCGGGACCGACGGCAAGAAGGGCCCCAGGCACCCGATGGCCGTGGCCATGAACCACATGCGCTACGACGCCGCCGCCCTCGGCAACCACGAGTTCAACTACGGCATCGAGACGCTGCGCAAGTTCGAGCGGCAGTGCCACTTCCCGCTGCTCGGCGCGAACGCGCTCGACGCGAAGACGCTGAAGCCCGCCTTCCACCCCTACACCGTCAAGCGTATCTGCGTGCCCGGCGCCCCCGACATCAAGGTCGGCATCCTCGGGCTCACCAACCCCGGTATCGCCCTGTGGGACAAGGACAACGTCAGCGGGAAGATGGTCTTCCCCGGGCTGGTCGAGCAGGCGAAGAAGTACGTGCCCCGGCTGCGGGCGCTCGGCTGTGACGTGGTCTTCCTGACCGACCACTCCGGTCTCGACGGCTCGTCCTCGTACGGCGACGAGCTGCCCTACGTCGAGAACGCCTCCAACCTCGTCGCCGAGCAGGTGCCGGGCATCGACGCGATCCTCGTCGGCCACACCCACGTCGAGGTCCCCTCGTACACCGTCAAGAACGAGGAGACCGGCGAGGAGGTCCTCCTCTCCGAGCCGTACTGCTGGGGCTACCGGCTGAGCGTCTTCGACTTCGAGGTCGAGCTGGAGCACGGCCGCTGGAAGGTCGTCAGCAAGACCGCGCAGACCCTCAACCCCAACACGGTGGACGAGGACCCGGAGATCAAGAAGCTCCTCCAGGCCGACCACGAGCTGGTCGTGAAGTACGTCAACACGGCGGTCGGCACCTGCACCGAGGACCTCTCGGCGGCGGAGTCCTGCTGGAAGGACGTGCCGATCATGGACTTCATCCAGAAGGTCCAGGCGGACACGGTCAAGGCGGGCCTGTCGGCCGCCGACGCCGCCCTCCCGCTGATCTCGGTCGCCGCGCCCTTCAGCCGCACGGCCGACATCCCCAAGGGCAACGTCACCATCAAGGACATCGCCGGGCTCTACATCTACGACAACACCCTGTACGGCAAGAAGCTGACGGGCGCCCAGCTGAAGGACTACCTGGAGTACGCGGCGAAGTACTACCACCAGGTCCCGGCCGGCACGAAGGTCGACACCGCGACGCTGACCAACGCCAACAGCTTCTGGGACTACATGTACGACGTGGCGGACGGCGTCGACTACGAGATCGACATCGCCCAGGCGGAGGGGTCCCGCATCAAGAACCTCTCCTACAACGGCTCCCCGGTCGCCGACGACCAGGTCTTCGTCGTCGCCGTCAACAACTACCGGGCCAACGGCGGCTCCGGCTACCCGCACATCGCCTCGGCGCCGATCGCGTACAGCTCGACGAACGAGATCCGCCAGCTGATGATCGACTACGTGACCGCGAAGAAGACGCTGGACCCGGCGGACTTCGCGAAGGTCAACTGGAAGCTGACGCAGAACGGTACGCCGGTCTTCTGA